TTCCTCAAATGCCACGGCTGACTGGGTCTCCTCGCCCACTTCACCCTCTCTTGCAATCCAACTTGTgaggcgtgtgtgtgtatgtgcatgtccGCGCTTGCCTTTAGATGGAGGTTGGCTTCCCAGCCATCCAGGCTTGCATACACGTGCGTAACTCCTACCCCTACGTCGCCTGCCTGCTGTACCAGGGGTTGATTCCTTCTTCCTGCGTGTTTTCTGTCCAAATCCTTTTCTGATTTGGACAGAAAACACGCAGGTGGCACACAGTAAGCGCTTAATAAATTTTCCGGCTACCTGATCTTGGAATTGAGGGCATGCTCCTGTGCGCCCCTCATTGCACAGAGCTCCCTTGTCTGGAAACTCAGCAGTCACCGGAGCCGCCGTCGGTCCTCTcgctttctctattttaaaaaacgtTTCAACCGCTAGCGCTGTTGGATCTCTGACCTTTCAGGCTTTATCACCTGGGGTTGAGTGGGTGGTGAGAGGGAAGGGATGGGGAGTCAAGACAGGAGAACGCTCTCGATTTCCCGACCCACCTCCCGTCATATCTCATGTCATATCTACCGGGTGTTCTACCCGGTcctgttactttttttcttccgCGAAAGCCCAAATTCCCATCACTGCTCTAGCTCTCTCCCAGATCCCCAAATCCGGATGTCTGTCTCAGGGAACGTCAAAGGAACATGCCCGGATGAggtcctctcctctccccacctcccagccctctcctcctgcctcccccgGTGTCACCCGCGCCTCCTTCCTCTCTTCACCTCCCTCTAAACAAGAATCCGGCGCAGTCAGTTCTAGACCCTGAGCATCTCCCGCGTCCCTGCCCAATATCCGTCCCGCCCCCGACCGCCCGCGTCCTCTTGAACCTGCGGAGCCCTGCTCCCCGCACCCCACGCCCTTGCTCCGAGCTTCCGAGAAAGCGGGGCAAAGGGagccagaaagagagaaaatgcgCACGGAGCAGGTGGCCCCGCTACTCCATGGTGAGGGGACGGGGCACGGAAGGTGGAAAGGCGCGCTCACTcctcccttttttcctccctGTGGTGGGCAGTTGGTGACACACAGTAAacgctcaataaatgtttccGCTACTCGATCTCCTTGGAATTAAGAGGATGCTCCTGAGCGCCCCTCATTCCAAACAGCTCTGGTGTCTGGAAACTGCTGTCGCCGGAGCGGTCGTCGGTCCTCCcgctttctctattttaaaagccATTTCAAACCTCCAGCGGCCTCGCCACCTCTGCTGCAGACCTTCCAAGCCCTTCTGAAGCCGGAATGATTTCTCCCTAATTCACTCCCCCTGCTTAACACATTCGAACGGCTCCCGCTTGTTCTCGGGACCAAATCCAAAGCCCCTGGCGCCACCTTCGAGAGCCTCCGGACCTGCTGACCCCCCACACCTGGGCTCTGAGTTCCAGCTCCAAGATGCTGCTCGCCCTCCCTTCCCCGCCGCTCTCTCTGCCCGGCGCGCCTTTCCCCTGCCTTCCCTTTCTGTCACTCTCCCTGGCTGAGCCCTCTCCGCCTCCAGGTCTCCGGGAAGGTTGTCCCCAGGCCGGTGGGGCCCCTGCAGGTCCTCAGCCTCGGgcggggtggggttggggggtcgCACAGCGGGAATTCCCACCAGCGCGTCCGGGCTCCACAGCGCGCTCGTCCAGGGCGCGGCAGCGCTCAGCCCAGCGCTTGGCATAGTCAATGACCACAGCGAGGAGAAAGTGAAAGCAGGAGCGCACCTTCCCACCTGCCGTCCCCGTCCCCTCAGAACCGAGTCCTGGGGCCACCTGCTCGGCGCGGTCCCTCTCTCTCTGGCTCAGTCCCCCCACCCCCGATACGTCTCCTCCTCTCAGAGGCTCGGAGGAAGGGCATGGGCTGGAGGGAGCAGGGCTCAGCCGGGTGCCCCTCCCGCCAGGCCGCACTGGGGCTGAGCCTCTTCTGTCGCCCGCAGGAGACAGAACTCAAGGTGGAAGTAGCGGAGTACCTGGGGCCGCTGCTGTTTGTGAAACTGCGCAAACGTCACTTCCTTCAGGCTCTGCAGCTGGATCTCCGTGTAGGGCCCCGGAGCCGGGGACGAGGTCAGGTTCCCTTGTTACCGCTGGGTGGAGGGCGACGGCGTCCTGAGCCTGCCTGAAGGCACCGGTAAGCGCGGGGCTGGGGGTGTCAGGAGGCCTCTGGGGTGCGAGAGAAGCTGGGGGGATGCGCGTGTGGAGAAGAGGGAGCAGGATGGGGGTGCTGGAACCTGGAGCGCAGGGCTCTTTGGGAGTGTCGAAGGGGCGGTGGCTGCAGCTGGCACAAAGTGGCTGgagcctgggggaggggcgtgATGCTGAAGAGGCAGGGGCCACACAGAAGGACGGAGTGATGAGGCTCTCCTGGCAGGGGCGAAAAGAGGCGCTCACCAAAAGTCACTGGCCAAGCCCTCCTCTGGCCTTCTAGGCCGTACTGTGGGCGACGACCCTCGAGGCCTGTTCCAGAAACACCAGGAAGAGGAgctggaagagagaaggaagctgTACCGGTGAGCCCTCCTCCCCTGACCCCACGTGAGCTGCTGATGCTTCCAGCACCCACGCCTGATTTCCTTCCTGCcccacaggtggggaaactggaaGGATGGGTTAATTCTGAATGTGGCTGGGGCAAAACTATGTGACCTCCCTGTGGATGAGCAATTTCTGGAAGACAAGAGTGTTGATTTTAAGGTTTCGCTGGCCAAAGGGTGAGAGCAAGGGGAGGCTGGGTGAGAGGGAGGTGTCCTGGTCTAGTGGAAGCCAAGGGGCTTATGGGCTGCACTGCACTGGACCGGCCCAAGGTCGGTGCCTGTGGTTGTCATGTTGGAGTCTCAGAATGATGCTCAAACCCTTTGCCCCATTCTGTCCTGAAGGCTGGCCGACCTTACTATCAAAAACTAAATGTTCtgacgctgggcatggtggctcacacctataatcccagcactttgggagactgaggtgggcagatcacgaggtcaagagatcgagaccatcctggccaatattgtgaaaccctgtctctactaaaaatacaaaaattagctgggcgtggtggcacgcgcctgtagtcccagttactcgggtggctaaggcacaagaattgcttgaacccaggaggtggaggttgcaatgagccaagattgcgccactgcactccagcctggtgactggagtgagactccacctcaaaaataaaataatgttccgACTTGGCTGGAATGATCTGAATGACTTCAACCGGATTTTCTGCTGTGGCCAGAGCAAGCTGGCTGGTCAGTCCCCCCACCCCAATATGTCTCCCAGGACGCTTACCCCCAGATCCCACCCAACCCAGGGGAATTGAAAGAAGCAGGGTGGGAGACCAGAGACTTGGGTCCCTCTGGTGGGCTGGAGTCAAGGGGGCATGGTTGGTGGGGTTGGAAGGACCAAAACCTCAGATCCCACAACTTGCTCAACAACTGCCTTCCCCAGAGCGCGTGCGGGACTCCTGGAAGGAATATGCCTTATTTGGGTACCAGTTTCTTAATGGCGCCAACCCCGTGGTGCTGAGGCGCTCGGTTCACCTTCCTGCTCGCCTAGTGTTCCCTCCAGGCATGGAGGAACTGCAGGCCCAGCTGGAGAAGGAGCTGGAGGTATGGACATCAGAGCCCTGAGGAAGCTCAGCAGTGAAGTGGGGTGGCCTAGTGCCAATGATGCTGCTGCAGGACCCACTGTGGGCCTGGCTTGCTGCCAGCCAGCAAGGACGGATTCTGCAGGAGAGGTCCTGAGGGACCCTGGAGAAGCTCAGCTGCTCGGCCTCCTTCCCACACGACAGTAGCTGTGGAGGGAGGGCGTGCAAGATGGAATGGTTGATAGAAACAGGGTCAAATGAAGAAATGTAACTGGCCCATGGTGCTAGGGATTCGGGGAGTGTGCAGAGTAGGAAAGTCAGGATCAGAGTGCTGTGGCTGTTCATCAGGAGGCGATATGGAAcaacagaaaggaaaattcaTGGGATTAAGGGCAGATAGGCTTGGATGTGAATCCTGGTTCTGCTATTTgtaagctgtgtgacctcaggcaaaatACCCAACCTCTCTGAttatctgtttcctcttctgtgcaATTGAGGCTCGTTCAACTAGGTATAAAAATTataagtctgggcacagtggcttgcacctgtaattccagcactttgggaggtcgaggcaggaggatcacctgagcccaatagttggagaccagcctaggcaacgtggtgaaaccctgtctctacaaaaatacaaaaattagcacctGTAATTTttggtgtagtggcatgcacctgtagtcccagctatttgggaggctgaggtgggaggatcacctgggcccaaggaagtcaaggctgcagtgagccatggtagtcccgccatggcactccagcctgggcaac
The sequence above is a segment of the Gorilla gorilla gorilla isolate KB3781 chromosome 19, NHGRI_mGorGor1-v2.1_pri, whole genome shotgun sequence genome. Coding sequences within it:
- the LOC101135170 gene encoding polyunsaturated fatty acid lipoxygenase ALOX15; this encodes MWLGQNYVTSLWMSNFWKTRVLILRFRWPKERVRDSWKEYALFGYQFLNGANPVVLRRSVHLPARLVFPPGMEELQAQLEKELEGGTLFEADFSLLDGIKANVSLCSQQHLAAPLIMLKLQPDGKLLPMVIQIPQWSGFWPNAGCAALTSSSMSCSLIF